The proteins below are encoded in one region of Candidatus Glassbacteria bacterium:
- a CDS encoding Gfo/Idh/MocA family oxidoreductase yields MQDNPGAINRRQFIRNTSAAAAALGAAALSNPFGASAAQARTRVALVGTGIRGSTTWGKNLLRDEGDKVEIVGLCDINPDRVQVANRWMGGKIPTFTDFDEMINTTRPERVIVTTVDSTHYQYVCRAMELGVDPISEKPLCTHDYQAQQIVDTQKRTGRKLDVTFNARHGASSMKVKELLLDGEIGELYSVSYEEFLDLEHGASYFRRWHGLKQASGTLLCHKASHHFDELNWWIDADPVEVIAYGRLNKYGSKGPLRHSNCRACPFKKECDLYWDITTNQDYMELYVDCEDQDGYYRDGCLYRRAINIPDTYSVQIKYDNNVLVNYSLNATVPYEGQYIVFNGSKGRLDLRNYDRQPWDVPYESEIRLTHNFKGSKVITVDPQRGEFFEHGGADQRIKAMIFDPSLPDPLNQRAGMRAGILSSAIGIAGYTSIDTGRRVRIDEVVKL; encoded by the coding sequence ATGCAGGATAACCCCGGGGCGATTAACCGTCGCCAGTTCATCCGCAACACTTCCGCGGCCGCAGCCGCCTTGGGCGCGGCGGCTCTCTCAAACCCGTTCGGCGCCTCGGCTGCGCAGGCCAGGACCAGAGTGGCTCTTGTCGGCACGGGGATCAGGGGCAGCACGACCTGGGGCAAAAACCTGCTGCGTGACGAGGGCGACAAGGTAGAGATTGTCGGTCTGTGCGATATCAACCCCGACCGGGTCCAGGTGGCCAACCGCTGGATGGGCGGCAAGATCCCCACGTTCACCGATTTCGACGAGATGATAAACACCACCAGGCCCGAGCGCGTGATCGTGACCACGGTGGACTCCACCCATTACCAGTATGTCTGCCGGGCGATGGAGCTTGGGGTGGACCCGATCTCCGAAAAGCCGCTCTGCACCCACGACTACCAGGCCCAGCAGATTGTGGACACCCAGAAACGCACCGGCCGCAAGCTGGATGTCACCTTCAACGCCCGCCACGGCGCCAGTTCCATGAAAGTCAAGGAACTGCTGCTGGACGGCGAAATCGGCGAGTTGTATTCGGTCAGTTACGAGGAATTTCTGGACCTCGAGCACGGGGCCAGTTATTTCAGGCGCTGGCACGGGCTCAAGCAGGCCAGCGGCACGCTGCTCTGCCACAAGGCCAGCCACCATTTCGATGAACTCAACTGGTGGATCGACGCCGATCCGGTGGAAGTTATCGCCTACGGCCGGCTGAACAAGTACGGCAGCAAAGGCCCGCTTCGCCACTCCAACTGCCGGGCCTGCCCGTTCAAGAAAGAATGCGATCTCTACTGGGATATAACCACCAATCAGGATTACATGGAACTGTATGTGGATTGCGAGGACCAGGACGGTTATTATCGCGACGGCTGCCTGTACCGCCGGGCGATCAATATCCCCGACACCTACAGCGTCCAGATCAAGTACGACAACAACGTGCTGGTCAACTACAGTCTCAACGCCACGGTGCCCTACGAGGGCCAGTATATCGTGTTCAACGGCTCGAAAGGCCGGCTCGATCTCCGCAATTACGACCGACAGCCCTGGGACGTGCCTTACGAGAGCGAGATCAGGCTGACCCACAATTTCAAGGGCAGCAAGGTGATTACTGTCGATCCGCAGCGCGGGGAATTTTTCGAGCACGGCGGGGCCGACCAGCGGATCAAGGCCATGATTTTCGATCCCTCGTTGCCCGATCCGCTCAACCAGCGGGCCGGGATGCGCGCCGGGATTCTCAGCTCGGCGATCGGGATCGCCGGCTATACCAGTATCGACACCGGCCGCCGGGTGCGGATCGACGAGGTGGTCAAGCTGTAA
- a CDS encoding SDR family NAD(P)-dependent oxidoreductase: MGYGLKKYGAWALVTGASAGFGWHFASYIAAEGVNVAVVARRRDRLVDLSAGLEKDHGVETLVIEQDLSRPESTANVYAAFGDRELGLLVLNAGFGYHGEFVKQSEEQIATMISLNCTSYTTLFRRFVPQMVERGRGAMILVSSVLGYFPGPWNATYTATKAFDLALGESIREELNGTGVDLLNLCPGMTDTDFHAVANEEGRRRKLAPERKMDSPEEIVELALRNLGRKGTVYPMQGLPAALVSRLLPRGWAARIAGKVMEMDD; the protein is encoded by the coding sequence ATGGGATACGGACTGAAAAAATACGGGGCCTGGGCGCTGGTGACCGGAGCCTCGGCCGGGTTCGGCTGGCATTTCGCCAGCTATATCGCCGCCGAGGGTGTTAACGTGGCGGTTGTGGCCCGCCGCCGGGACCGTCTGGTTGATCTGTCGGCGGGGCTGGAGAAGGACCACGGAGTCGAGACGCTGGTGATCGAGCAGGACCTCTCGCGCCCGGAAAGCACGGCAAACGTGTATGCGGCCTTCGGCGATCGGGAGCTGGGACTGCTGGTGCTCAATGCGGGATTCGGCTACCATGGCGAGTTTGTTAAGCAGAGCGAGGAGCAGATCGCCACGATGATCAGTCTGAACTGCACCTCCTACACAACCCTGTTCCGCCGCTTCGTACCGCAGATGGTTGAGCGGGGCAGGGGCGCGATGATTCTGGTTTCCAGCGTGCTTGGCTATTTCCCCGGCCCGTGGAACGCCACCTACACGGCCACCAAGGCGTTCGACCTGGCCCTGGGCGAAAGTATCCGCGAGGAGTTGAACGGGACGGGCGTAGACCTGCTCAACCTCTGCCCCGGGATGACCGACACGGATTTCCATGCAGTGGCCAACGAGGAGGGACGCAGGCGCAAGCTGGCCCCGGAGCGAAAGATGGATTCGCCGGAGGAGATAGTCGAGCTGGCGCTCAGGAACCTGGGGCGCAAGGGAACTGTCTACCCGATGCAGGGACTGCCGGCGGCGCTGGTATCCCGTCTGCTTCCGCGGGGCTGGGCGGCCAGGATCGCCGGGAAAGTGATGGAGATGGACGACTGA
- a CDS encoding protein-L-isoaspartate(D-aspartate) O-methyltransferase has protein sequence MDQAYRNQSEKLVESLAAGGIEDSRVLDAFAAVSRHLFVPEALKGNAYSNTSLPIGEGQMISQPLTVARMLQLLRLEGGERVLEVGTGSGFQAALLARLCEQVFTVERIENLGRRARRVLDSLGIYNVNVRIGDGTMGWSRYQPYDAIVVAAAGPAPPPVLLAQLAPGGRLVMPEGDSNVATMVLVEKSGDGYRKISGEDCRFVPLIGKEAWSDESSAANGG, from the coding sequence CTGGACCAGGCCTACCGCAACCAGAGCGAGAAACTGGTGGAGTCGCTCGCGGCCGGCGGTATCGAGGACAGTCGCGTGCTCGATGCATTCGCCGCAGTGTCTCGTCACCTGTTTGTCCCCGAGGCGCTGAAAGGGAACGCCTACTCCAACACCAGCCTGCCGATCGGCGAGGGGCAGATGATCAGCCAGCCGCTCACTGTTGCCCGGATGCTGCAACTGCTCCGGCTCGAGGGCGGCGAGCGGGTGCTGGAAGTCGGCACGGGCAGCGGTTTCCAGGCAGCGCTGCTGGCCAGGCTGTGCGAACAGGTTTTCACAGTGGAGCGGATCGAGAACCTGGGCCGTCGGGCGCGCCGGGTACTGGACAGCCTGGGGATCTACAATGTGAACGTGCGGATCGGCGACGGGACGATGGGCTGGAGCCGTTACCAGCCGTACGACGCTATCGTTGTCGCCGCGGCGGGTCCCGCGCCTCCGCCGGTGCTGCTGGCTCAGCTCGCGCCCGGCGGACGGCTGGTGATGCCCGAGGGCGACAGTAACGTGGCGACGATGGTGCTGGTGGAAAAGAGCGGGGACGGCTACCGGAAAATCAGCGGTGAGGATTGCCGGTTTGTCCCCCTGATCGGAAAGGAAGCCTGGAGCGATGAGTCATCGGCAGCAAACGGCGGCTGA
- the surE gene encoding 5'/3'-nucleotidase SurE, protein MAEKLFLLTNDDGHRAAGLHALAEILRDFGRVVIVAPETEQSACSHAITLHRPLRMNEFAPDSYMVDGTTSDCVLLASQQLLAGRKPEMVFSGINHGPNLGDDVTYSGTVAGAFEGRLLGVRSIAISSGDVERIGDTACRRLLAGIIEQTLGQKWEDDVLLNINLPPSTVELAGVKLTRLGRRHYAESVIEKTDPRGQRYYWIGGVNPEWFGEEDSDFRAVDKGFISVTPLHLDLTHYPSLSKFGGLET, encoded by the coding sequence GTGGCCGAAAAACTGTTTCTGCTGACCAATGACGACGGCCACCGGGCTGCCGGACTTCACGCCCTGGCCGAGATCCTTCGCGATTTCGGGCGGGTGGTGATTGTGGCGCCCGAGACGGAGCAGAGCGCGTGCAGCCACGCGATCACCCTGCACCGTCCTCTGCGCATGAACGAGTTTGCGCCCGACAGTTACATGGTGGACGGGACTACCAGCGACTGCGTCCTGCTGGCCAGCCAGCAGCTTCTGGCCGGACGCAAACCGGAGATGGTGTTCAGCGGGATCAACCACGGCCCGAACCTGGGCGACGACGTCACCTACAGCGGAACAGTGGCCGGTGCGTTCGAGGGCCGGTTGTTAGGCGTACGCTCGATTGCGATCAGCAGCGGGGACGTGGAGCGGATCGGAGATACCGCCTGCCGGCGGCTGCTGGCCGGGATTATCGAGCAGACGCTCGGTCAGAAATGGGAGGACGACGTCCTGCTGAACATCAACCTGCCGCCAAGCACCGTCGAGCTGGCCGGAGTGAAACTGACCAGGCTGGGCCGCCGGCACTACGCCGAGAGCGTTATCGAGAAAACCGACCCCCGGGGCCAGCGCTATTACTGGATCGGCGGAGTCAATCCCGAATGGTTCGGCGAGGAGGACTCGGACTTCCGCGCCGTGGACAAGGGCTTCATCAGTGTCACCCCCCTGCACCTCGACCTGACTCATTACCCGAGCCTGAGCAAGTTCGGCGGGCTGGAAACCTGA
- a CDS encoding DedA family protein has protein sequence MSHRQQTAADGQPARKGPVRRLYDWVLHWADTPYGSPALFINSFAESSFFPIPPDPLLIALCIGRPSRAFRFALWCSVASVLGGVAGYLIGWGIWEAVGQYFFRWVPSFTPGTFEYIRVLYDKWDFWVVFTAGFTPIPYKLITIGAGVFAVNFPVFVAASVLSRSARFFLVAWLIRRYGLSITAFIDRYFNLATIIFVLLLAGGFMLFKYVLH, from the coding sequence ATGAGTCATCGGCAGCAAACGGCGGCTGACGGACAGCCGGCCCGCAAAGGCCCGGTCCGCCGCCTGTACGACTGGGTCCTGCACTGGGCCGACACCCCCTACGGTTCTCCGGCGCTGTTTATCAACTCGTTCGCCGAAAGCTCGTTTTTCCCGATCCCGCCGGACCCGCTGCTGATCGCCCTGTGTATCGGCCGTCCCTCGCGCGCGTTCCGTTTCGCGCTGTGGTGCAGCGTGGCCAGTGTGCTGGGAGGCGTGGCCGGCTATCTGATCGGCTGGGGAATCTGGGAGGCGGTCGGCCAGTATTTCTTCCGCTGGGTGCCCAGTTTCACCCCCGGAACGTTCGAGTATATCCGCGTCCTGTACGATAAGTGGGATTTCTGGGTTGTATTCACCGCCGGGTTTACGCCGATACCCTACAAGCTGATCACGATCGGCGCAGGGGTGTTCGCTGTCAATTTCCCTGTCTTCGTGGCGGCCAGCGTACTAAGCCGTTCGGCGCGCTTTTTCCTGGTCGCCTGGCTGATCCGGCGCTACGGCCTGTCGATCACCGCCTTTATCGACCGCTATTTCAACCTGGCGACAATCATTTTTGTTCTCCTGCTGGCAGGCGGGTTCATGCTGTTCAAGTACGTGCTCCACTGA
- a CDS encoding amidohydrolase → MRVFKTNYRFFGLRKLATLPLILLALAACGPGGPAPDTIYYNANVVTVDSAFSVAQAVAIHADTFMAVGGDREILALAGAETEEVDLDGRMVLPGLIEAHAHPERASLSEQEMPLDNPRTVRQCLDWVTKMVGLRQSGEWIIHDKLFATRLAELRPPSLAELDSVAPDNPVFLNGSYGASINSAAMVASGITNATDHPGLLRDPETGRLSGKLRYTALHLLKRPQAPEYSLSQRVEALKQMFALYNRAGFTSFTNGAIPLADTLLYSYMEQHNLLTVRAFLNVGNSIRSKSLTLEELRKDIARMGVVTGHGGPWWRIGALKHMIDGGILTGTAWLRQPWGPKAGEIFGVVDPEYRGIPRMDVGQFTDFARAAAEAGWKVTAHATGGASVDLMLEGYDRVNREVPIPPLRCSIIHGNFYTAPAMEKAARLGVIADMQPAWFFKDGDAMLHILGPERIKTFHPYRSMIEAGVTVSAGSDHMVILDAEESINPYSPWLAIYSMVTRRTERGTVIVPEEAISREDALRCYTINNAYASFEETSKGSIEPGKLADMIVIDRDYLSCPVDEIRDITVARTVLGGRVVYRQ, encoded by the coding sequence ATGCGAGTGTTTAAAACGAATTATCGATTTTTCGGTCTCCGTAAGCTGGCGACCTTGCCGTTAATTCTGCTAGCCCTCGCCGCCTGCGGCCCCGGTGGCCCCGCCCCGGACACGATTTACTACAATGCCAATGTTGTCACTGTCGACAGCGCGTTCAGCGTCGCCCAGGCGGTGGCGATTCACGCCGACACGTTCATGGCCGTGGGCGGCGACAGGGAAATCCTGGCGCTGGCCGGAGCAGAAACCGAAGAAGTGGACCTGGATGGCCGGATGGTGCTGCCCGGGCTGATCGAGGCCCACGCCCACCCTGAGCGGGCCAGCCTGAGCGAGCAGGAGATGCCGCTCGACAACCCGCGCACTGTTCGGCAGTGCCTGGACTGGGTTACCAAGATGGTCGGCCTGCGCCAGAGCGGCGAGTGGATTATCCACGACAAGCTGTTCGCCACCCGCCTGGCCGAACTTCGCCCGCCCAGCCTGGCCGAACTGGATTCGGTGGCCCCGGATAACCCCGTGTTTCTCAACGGCTCCTACGGCGCCTCGATCAACAGCGCTGCGATGGTCGCCAGCGGGATCACCAACGCCACGGACCACCCCGGACTTCTTCGCGACCCTGAAACCGGCAGGCTCAGCGGTAAACTGCGTTACACCGCCCTGCACCTGCTCAAAAGGCCCCAGGCCCCCGAGTATTCGCTTTCCCAGCGGGTCGAGGCGCTGAAACAGATGTTCGCCCTCTATAACCGGGCCGGCTTCACCAGTTTCACCAACGGGGCGATCCCTCTGGCCGACACCCTGCTCTACAGCTACATGGAGCAGCACAACTTGCTCACCGTCCGCGCCTTCCTCAACGTGGGCAACTCCATTCGCTCCAAAAGCCTTACGCTCGAAGAACTGAGAAAAGATATCGCCCGGATGGGCGTGGTCACCGGCCACGGCGGCCCGTGGTGGCGCATCGGGGCGCTCAAGCACATGATAGACGGCGGTATCCTCACCGGCACCGCCTGGCTGCGTCAGCCCTGGGGCCCGAAGGCCGGCGAAATTTTCGGGGTGGTGGACCCTGAATACCGGGGCATTCCGCGGATGGACGTCGGCCAGTTCACCGACTTCGCCCGGGCAGCCGCCGAAGCCGGTTGGAAAGTGACCGCCCACGCAACCGGAGGAGCTTCGGTGGACCTGATGCTGGAAGGCTACGACAGAGTGAACCGGGAGGTGCCCATCCCGCCTTTGCGCTGCTCGATAATCCACGGGAATTTCTATACGGCCCCGGCCATGGAGAAAGCCGCCCGGCTGGGCGTGATTGCGGACATGCAGCCTGCCTGGTTTTTCAAAGACGGCGACGCCATGCTGCACATTCTCGGACCCGAGCGGATCAAGACTTTCCACCCGTACCGTTCGATGATCGAAGCCGGAGTGACCGTCAGCGCCGGCAGCGACCACATGGTGATCCTCGATGCCGAAGAATCCATCAACCCCTACAGCCCGTGGCTTGCCATCTACAGCATGGTCACCCGCCGCACCGAACGCGGTACGGTGATCGTGCCCGAAGAGGCCATTTCGCGCGAAGATGCTCTGCGCTGCTATACGATCAACAACGCCTACGCCAGTTTCGAGGAGACAAGCAAGGGCTCGATCGAGCCGGGCAAGCTAGCGGACATGATCGTGATCGACCGCGACTACCTGAGCTGCCCGGTGGACGAGATCCGGGATATCACTGTCGCCAGAACGGTCCTGGGCGGCCGGGTTGTTTACCGGCAGTGA